One window from the genome of Pelodictyon luteolum DSM 273 encodes:
- the serB gene encoding phosphoserine phosphatase SerB gives MKELLLINISGPDRPGLTASITGVLSSHLIPVLDIGQAVIHDHLALGMLVEIPGGSDSAAIMKDLLFKAHTLGLQLTFTPVTETEYARWVDEQGKTRHLLSLLGRRITAEHLGQVTSIVAAHGLNIDTINRLSGRVPLENATTDDITKACVEFSVRGTLQNEAKFREELLIVTDTLGIDIAFQEDNIFRRNRRLVVFDMDSTVITSEVIDELALEAGAGAEVSAVTERAMRGELDFSESLRQRVMKLQGLEEGVLEKVARRLQLTEGAETLFHNLHNLGFKTAILSGGFSYFGRFLQKKLKVDYVYANELEIKDGKLTGNVIGQVVDGKRKAELLEHIAGKENIRLEQTIAVGDGANDLPMLAKAGLGIAFRAKPIVRESARQAISTLGLDAILYLMGFRDRDSLR, from the coding sequence ATGAAAGAACTCCTCCTCATCAATATTTCAGGCCCGGACCGTCCGGGCCTCACCGCATCCATCACCGGGGTGCTCTCCAGCCACCTGATTCCGGTGCTCGACATCGGCCAGGCCGTCATCCACGACCATCTCGCACTCGGCATGCTGGTGGAAATCCCCGGCGGATCGGACTCGGCCGCCATCATGAAGGACCTCCTCTTTAAAGCGCACACCCTCGGCCTGCAGCTCACCTTCACGCCGGTCACCGAGACCGAGTACGCCCGGTGGGTCGACGAGCAGGGCAAAACCCGCCACCTGCTCTCGCTGCTCGGACGCAGGATCACCGCAGAACACCTCGGACAGGTGACTTCCATAGTCGCCGCCCACGGCCTGAACATCGACACCATAAACCGCCTCTCCGGGCGTGTCCCCCTCGAAAACGCGACGACGGATGACATAACGAAGGCCTGCGTAGAGTTTTCGGTGCGCGGCACCCTCCAGAATGAAGCGAAGTTCCGCGAGGAACTGCTCATCGTCACCGACACGCTCGGCATCGACATCGCATTCCAGGAAGACAACATCTTCCGCCGCAACCGCCGTCTCGTAGTGTTCGACATGGACTCAACCGTCATCACCTCCGAGGTGATCGACGAACTGGCCCTTGAAGCGGGTGCAGGGGCCGAAGTGTCCGCCGTTACAGAGCGTGCGATGCGCGGTGAACTGGACTTCTCTGAAAGCCTCCGCCAGCGGGTCATGAAACTGCAGGGACTGGAAGAAGGTGTCCTTGAGAAGGTCGCCCGGCGACTGCAGCTCACCGAAGGAGCCGAAACCCTCTTCCACAACCTGCACAACCTCGGCTTCAAAACCGCCATCCTCTCCGGCGGGTTCAGCTATTTCGGGAGGTTCCTGCAGAAGAAGCTGAAGGTCGACTACGTCTATGCCAATGAACTGGAAATCAAGGACGGCAAACTCACCGGCAACGTGATAGGACAGGTGGTGGACGGAAAAAGGAAGGCTGAACTGCTGGAGCACATCGCAGGAAAGGAGAACATCCGCCTCGAGCAGACCATCGCCGTCGGCGACGGAGCCAATGACCTTCCCATGCTCGCAAAAGCCGGACTCGGCATCGCCTTCCGCGCCAAACCCATTGTGCGCGAAAGCGCCCGCCAGGCCATCTCGACCCTCGGCCTCGACGCCATTCTCTACCTCATGGGCTTCCGCGACCGCGACAGCCTGCGTTAA
- a CDS encoding 4Fe-4S dicluster domain-containing protein, translated as MLILDCFSGRCEKPTCEGCLCRPVRSLRRLQKSRSMGGFEDGAVAAAVPPSVPQAPSLAPSAPSAPVCPPKPATVEGKAQVKMKKRLTVPREEIPWYPTIKPELCNGCGDCKVLCRPGVFEPGPPDPAGIHRPKLIVANPYSCVVLCTRCVPICTSGAITLPPAADFLQFVEYID; from the coding sequence ATGCTGATTCTTGACTGTTTTTCCGGAAGGTGTGAAAAACCCACCTGCGAGGGTTGCCTCTGTCGCCCTGTCCGTTCCCTGCGGCGCCTGCAGAAGTCGCGCTCCATGGGCGGTTTCGAGGACGGGGCTGTTGCCGCAGCGGTCCCGCCATCTGTTCCGCAGGCACCCTCATTGGCACCGAGCGCTCCATCTGCGCCCGTCTGCCCACCGAAACCCGCAACGGTGGAGGGTAAGGCTCAGGTAAAAATGAAGAAACGTCTCACGGTTCCAAGAGAGGAGATCCCCTGGTACCCGACCATCAAGCCTGAGCTATGCAACGGCTGCGGCGACTGCAAGGTACTCTGCCGGCCGGGGGTATTCGAGCCGGGACCGCCCGACCCCGCCGGCATCCACCGCCCGAAACTGATCGTCGCCAACCCCTACAGCTGTGTGGTGCTCTGCACCCGCTGCGTGCCCATCTGCACCTCAGGCGCGATCACTCTTCCTCCCGCCGCAGATTTCCTGCAGTTCGTGGAATACATCGACTGA
- the guaA gene encoding glutamine-hydrolyzing GMP synthase codes for MQSVLVLDFGSQYTQLIARRIRELGIYSEILPYSTTPEAIREHDPKAIILSGGPTSVYGESAILPHPGIFSLGLPILGICYGLQAIANHFGGAVESSSKQEFGRAKILVDRTEGHESMLFKDIPDSDVWMSHGDKVTRMPEGFQITASSGNSEMCAIESFGPKAALKIYGLQFHPEVQHTLYGKQLLSNFLINIAGIRPDWSSKSFIEHQIEDIRQRADKGTVICGISGGVDSTVAAVLVSKAIGKQLHCVFVDNGLLRKNEARKVMEFLKPLGLNITLADSADLFLGRLKGVASPEKKRKIIGRTFIRVFEEHINEEKFLVQGTLYPDVIESQSVKGPSETIKSHHNVGGLPKRMKLKLIEPLRELFKDEVRAVGRELGIPEDILMRHPFPGPGLAVRVLGSLTRERLDILREADEIYIDELKSSGLYQQVWQAFSVLLPVQSVGVMGDKRTYENVLALRAVESTDGMTADWAHLPHDFLAKVSNRIINEVRGINRVAYDISSKPPATIEWE; via the coding sequence ATGCAATCTGTCCTGGTACTGGATTTCGGATCACAATACACCCAGCTGATCGCCCGCCGTATCCGCGAACTCGGCATCTATTCCGAGATCCTCCCATACAGCACCACGCCTGAGGCCATACGGGAACATGATCCCAAGGCGATCATTCTTTCCGGCGGCCCTACGAGCGTCTACGGCGAATCGGCCATCCTGCCGCACCCCGGCATTTTCTCGCTCGGCCTCCCCATCCTCGGCATCTGCTACGGCCTGCAGGCCATTGCCAACCATTTCGGGGGTGCGGTTGAAAGCTCTTCAAAGCAGGAGTTCGGCCGTGCGAAAATCCTGGTCGACAGGACGGAAGGCCACGAAAGCATGCTGTTCAAGGACATTCCGGATTCGGACGTATGGATGAGCCACGGCGACAAGGTGACCCGCATGCCTGAAGGGTTCCAGATTACCGCCAGCAGCGGCAACTCGGAAATGTGCGCCATCGAGAGCTTCGGCCCGAAGGCCGCCCTCAAGATCTACGGCCTGCAGTTCCACCCCGAGGTACAGCATACCCTCTACGGCAAACAGCTTCTTTCGAACTTCCTCATCAACATTGCCGGCATACGGCCCGACTGGTCGTCGAAAAGCTTCATCGAGCACCAGATCGAGGATATCCGCCAGCGCGCCGACAAAGGAACGGTCATCTGCGGCATCAGCGGCGGCGTCGACTCCACCGTGGCGGCAGTCCTTGTCAGCAAAGCCATCGGCAAGCAGCTGCACTGCGTCTTCGTCGACAACGGCCTGCTCCGCAAGAACGAAGCCCGGAAGGTGATGGAGTTCCTTAAACCCCTCGGCCTGAACATCACCCTTGCCGACTCCGCGGACCTCTTCCTCGGACGCCTTAAAGGGGTGGCCTCTCCCGAAAAGAAACGCAAGATCATCGGACGCACCTTCATCCGCGTCTTTGAAGAGCATATCAACGAGGAGAAGTTCCTCGTCCAAGGGACCCTGTACCCCGACGTCATTGAAAGCCAGAGCGTGAAAGGACCTTCGGAGACGATCAAGTCGCACCACAACGTGGGCGGCCTGCCGAAGCGCATGAAACTGAAACTCATCGAACCGCTCCGTGAGCTCTTCAAGGACGAGGTCCGCGCCGTCGGCCGCGAGCTCGGCATTCCGGAAGACATCCTCATGCGCCACCCCTTCCCGGGCCCGGGCCTCGCCGTCAGGGTGCTCGGCTCACTCACCAGGGAGCGGCTTGACATACTCCGCGAAGCCGATGAAATCTACATCGACGAGTTGAAGTCCAGCGGGCTCTACCAGCAGGTATGGCAGGCGTTCTCCGTACTGCTTCCTGTCCAGTCGGTCGGCGTGATGGGTGACAAGCGCACCTACGAGAACGTGCTTGCACTGCGTGCCGTGGAGTCCACCGACGGCATGACGGCCGACTGGGCCCACCTCCCGCACGACTTCCTCGCAAAAGTATCGAACAGGATCATCAACGAGGTCCGCGGCATCAACCGTGTCGCCTACGACATCTCATCGAAACCCCCGGCCACAATCGAATGGGAATAA
- the alaS gene encoding alanine--tRNA ligase: protein MHSREIRQSFLDFFAAKSHTIVRSAPVIPADDPTLLFTNAGMNQFKDVFLAKGTRPYTRAADTQKCIRASGKHNDLEDVGRDTYHHTFFEMLGNWSFGDYYKEEAISWAWELLTEVWKLPADRLYATVYHDDDESARIWAEKTSIEPSHILRFGDKDNFWEMGETGPCGPCSEIHIDLTPDGSGKELVNAGDHRAIELWNLVFIQYDRQPDGRLEPLPQRHVDTGMGFERVCAVMQSKASNYDTDVFLPLFQRLSELTGVTYGASMDGRQDIAMRVIADHARTLTFALSDGAMPSNEGRGYVLRRILRRALRYSRDLGCSGPILHQLVGTLADSMGDVFGELRDRRDAVERIIRAEEESFITTLDRGMEIFGELAAATARAGGRMLKGEDAFKLYDTYGFPFDLTRLLATEAGLDVDGEGFEHCMQEQKSRARSDRREKQQTGDGAGSWQWFSDSHATTFLGYDRLAMPSTIIGAAHASGHLLLVLAETPFYAESGGQTGDRGWLESAAYRMQVTDTRKDGDSFVHVVSRAFDKVRDTEIDPMDIVIEEATPVDASVERILRQETERNHTATHLLHAALRRILGSHVQQKGSFVTSERLRFDFSHFSKMTPEEIQAVEAEVNEHIRCAAHVSKHADLPYDEAIAKGALAFFGDKYAERVRMVEVPGISAELCGGTHVDNIGQIGIFKIISESSAAAGIRRIEALTGRAAEMLLWKEYHELQDVRQQLKLKADEAVAEKLAELQEEKKELEKELAGLKSASVIDALVRDATSAEEIGGCRIVTKVLEGVDADTLRSAAMALREKLPVSAGLLCSIADGKVSLAAFSSDVAVKEKGIDAGKLIRLAAAAVKGGGGGRAELATAGGKNPDGVAEACRIFAEDVRRIAGAV from the coding sequence ATGCATTCCCGAGAAATCAGGCAGTCCTTCCTGGATTTTTTTGCCGCAAAGAGCCACACCATCGTCCGTTCCGCTCCGGTCATTCCTGCCGACGACCCGACGCTTCTTTTTACCAACGCCGGCATGAACCAGTTCAAGGACGTCTTCCTTGCAAAGGGCACGAGGCCATACACCCGTGCAGCCGACACCCAGAAGTGCATCCGCGCTTCCGGCAAGCACAACGACCTTGAAGACGTGGGGCGCGATACCTACCACCACACCTTTTTCGAGATGCTCGGCAACTGGTCGTTCGGCGACTATTATAAAGAGGAAGCCATCAGCTGGGCCTGGGAGCTCCTCACCGAAGTATGGAAACTGCCGGCCGACCGGCTCTACGCCACCGTCTACCACGACGACGATGAAAGCGCCCGCATCTGGGCGGAGAAGACCTCAATCGAGCCCTCCCACATCCTCCGCTTCGGCGACAAGGACAACTTCTGGGAGATGGGCGAAACCGGCCCCTGCGGTCCCTGTTCTGAAATCCATATCGACCTCACCCCCGACGGCTCCGGAAAAGAACTCGTCAACGCCGGTGACCACCGGGCCATAGAGTTATGGAACCTTGTCTTCATCCAGTATGACCGCCAGCCGGACGGCCGGCTCGAGCCGCTGCCGCAGCGCCATGTCGATACCGGCATGGGCTTCGAGCGCGTATGCGCCGTCATGCAGTCAAAGGCCTCCAACTATGATACGGATGTTTTCCTCCCGCTCTTTCAGCGCCTCTCGGAGCTGACGGGCGTCACCTACGGCGCTTCGATGGACGGGCGTCAGGACATCGCCATGCGGGTGATTGCAGACCATGCCCGCACCCTCACCTTTGCCCTTTCCGACGGTGCCATGCCTTCGAACGAAGGGCGCGGCTATGTGCTTCGCCGCATCCTGCGCCGGGCGCTTCGCTACTCAAGGGACCTTGGCTGCAGCGGTCCCATCCTCCATCAGCTTGTCGGTACGCTTGCCGACTCCATGGGCGACGTGTTCGGCGAGCTGCGCGACCGCCGTGATGCGGTCGAGCGCATCATACGGGCAGAAGAGGAGAGCTTCATCACGACACTTGACCGCGGCATGGAGATCTTCGGCGAACTGGCGGCAGCAACGGCCCGGGCTGGAGGCAGGATGCTGAAGGGAGAAGATGCCTTCAAGCTCTACGACACCTACGGGTTCCCGTTCGACCTCACCCGTCTGCTTGCCACCGAGGCAGGCCTTGATGTCGACGGCGAAGGCTTCGAGCACTGCATGCAGGAGCAGAAATCCCGTGCCAGAAGTGACAGGCGTGAAAAACAGCAGACCGGAGATGGTGCCGGCAGCTGGCAGTGGTTCAGCGACAGCCATGCCACCACCTTCCTCGGTTACGACCGCCTTGCAATGCCCTCAACCATCATTGGCGCCGCCCATGCTTCGGGCCATCTTCTTCTGGTCCTTGCCGAGACTCCCTTCTATGCCGAAAGCGGCGGCCAGACAGGCGACCGGGGATGGCTGGAGAGTGCTGCCTACCGCATGCAGGTGACCGACACCCGGAAGGACGGCGACTCGTTCGTCCACGTTGTCAGCCGCGCCTTCGACAAGGTCCGTGACACCGAGATCGATCCTATGGACATAGTGATTGAAGAGGCCACTCCCGTTGATGCATCGGTTGAGCGCATCCTCCGTCAGGAAACCGAGCGAAACCATACCGCAACCCACCTGCTCCACGCCGCGCTCCGCCGCATTCTCGGCAGCCACGTGCAGCAGAAAGGCTCGTTCGTCACCTCAGAGCGTCTGCGGTTCGACTTCAGCCACTTTTCAAAAATGACGCCCGAAGAGATCCAGGCTGTTGAGGCTGAAGTGAACGAACATATCCGCTGTGCCGCACACGTTTCCAAGCACGCCGACCTTCCCTACGATGAGGCCATCGCCAAAGGGGCTCTTGCGTTCTTTGGTGACAAGTACGCTGAGCGTGTCAGGATGGTCGAAGTGCCGGGCATCTCTGCGGAGCTCTGCGGCGGCACCCATGTCGACAACATCGGCCAGATCGGCATCTTCAAGATCATCAGCGAGTCCTCCGCAGCCGCCGGCATCCGCCGAATCGAGGCGCTCACCGGCCGTGCGGCCGAAATGCTCCTCTGGAAAGAGTATCATGAACTCCAGGATGTGCGCCAGCAGCTCAAACTGAAGGCGGATGAGGCTGTCGCAGAGAAGTTGGCCGAACTGCAGGAGGAAAAGAAGGAACTTGAAAAAGAACTGGCCGGACTCAAAAGTGCTTCGGTGATCGACGCGCTCGTCCGTGATGCCACATCGGCCGAGGAGATTGGTGGGTGCCGGATCGTGACGAAGGTGCTCGAAGGTGTCGACGCCGATACCCTCCGTTCGGCGGCCATGGCGCTCCGTGAAAAACTTCCCGTTTCGGCCGGCCTGCTCTGCAGTATCGCCGACGGGAAGGTGTCGCTTGCGGCGTTTTCATCGGACGTGGCGGTGAAGGAAAAAGGCATCGACGCGGGAAAGCTGATCCGTCTTGCAGCAGCAGCCGTCAAGGGCGGCGGAGGCGGCAGGGCGGAGCTTGCAACAGCAGGCGGGAAAAACCCCGATGGGGTCGCGGAAGCATGCAGGATTTTTGCTGAAGACGTTCGTAGGATTGCAGGAGCAGTATAG
- a CDS encoding sulfite exporter TauE/SafE family protein, producing MQQKNAYGFLAGVIIGTLGGLIGLGGAEFRLPLLIGFFGFPALEAVILNKAMSLVVVASALPFRAGAVSWSLLAEHWQIVMNLLAGSLLGAWTGAGWATKLRSKGLYKIIAILLVVIAAIMISSHMMEGAGSPMLENALLLALSGAVAGFAIGVVAALLGVAGGELLIPTLVILFGVDIKLAGSLSLAVSLPTMLVSFTRYSRDRSFSVLGANKPFLFLMAAGSIAGTWIGGRLLGVVSETVLIPMLVLLLLLSALKVWKHQ from the coding sequence ATGCAGCAGAAAAATGCTTACGGGTTTCTTGCCGGCGTCATCATAGGAACACTAGGCGGCCTTATCGGGCTGGGCGGTGCTGAGTTCCGCCTGCCGCTCCTGATTGGATTCTTTGGCTTTCCGGCACTGGAAGCAGTGATTCTGAACAAGGCGATGAGCCTGGTGGTCGTAGCATCAGCGTTGCCGTTCAGGGCAGGAGCTGTCTCATGGAGCCTGCTTGCCGAACACTGGCAGATTGTCATGAACCTGCTTGCAGGAAGCCTGCTGGGAGCTTGGACGGGTGCGGGATGGGCCACAAAGCTTCGATCAAAAGGGTTATACAAAATCATTGCCATCCTTCTTGTCGTCATCGCAGCCATAATGATCAGCAGCCATATGATGGAGGGTGCCGGCAGTCCGATGCTGGAGAATGCTCTACTGCTGGCACTCAGCGGAGCAGTTGCAGGGTTCGCCATCGGCGTTGTTGCCGCCCTGCTCGGTGTTGCCGGCGGGGAACTGCTTATCCCGACGCTCGTGATTCTCTTCGGCGTCGACATCAAGCTTGCCGGCAGCCTGTCTCTAGCCGTCAGCCTGCCAACCATGCTGGTCAGCTTTACCCGTTACAGCCGCGACCGGAGTTTTTCAGTCCTCGGCGCCAATAAGCCGTTTCTCTTCCTTATGGCGGCGGGCTCCATCGCCGGAACCTGGATTGGAGGCCGTTTACTCGGCGTTGTTTCTGAAACCGTACTGATCCCGATGCTCGTCCTGCTTCTGCTGCTGTCCGCCCTCAAGGTATGGAAGCACCAGTAA
- a CDS encoding FAD-dependent oxidoreductase has protein sequence MQKSVDVLVIGGSAAGIAAATTGKAFYAAKSFLIVRKEAEAVVPCGIPYVFGTLQGIEQNVIPNAHIEGAGVELLIDEVVSLDRSTKTATTANGVTITFDKLVIATGSLPRVPGWLKGRDLQNVFTIPKDRNYLADVRRRLESCERIVIIGGGFIGVEMADELSKKGKQITLVEVLPHVLSLAFDSDLSLQAEGILRDRGIVLRTGEKVHELAGENGKVSRVLLESGDSVPADAVILATGYAPNVTLAEKAGIKINELGAIRVDEYMRTEDKDIFAVGDCAEKFSFITRIVKGLMLASTAVSEARIAGMNLFGLSRLRTFGGTISIFSTAIGGITFAAAGVTECLAKERGFDVVSAGFEGIDKHPKSMPGTATQFVKLIVNRESGLVLGGAVTGGNSAGELINVIGVIIETKMTINELLTLQFGTHPLLTGPPTGYPLLKAAEAVEIKLRHLDRCAEKQS, from the coding sequence ATGCAGAAGAGCGTAGATGTACTCGTAATAGGCGGCAGTGCCGCAGGTATAGCCGCAGCCACGACAGGCAAGGCGTTTTATGCCGCCAAAAGTTTTCTGATCGTCAGGAAGGAAGCTGAAGCCGTGGTTCCCTGCGGGATTCCCTATGTGTTCGGTACCCTTCAGGGCATCGAGCAGAACGTGATCCCGAATGCACATATCGAAGGTGCCGGTGTCGAGCTCCTCATCGACGAGGTGGTCTCACTCGACCGTTCGACAAAGACCGCAACCACAGCCAATGGAGTGACCATCACCTTCGACAAGCTCGTCATTGCCACCGGCTCACTGCCGAGGGTTCCGGGCTGGCTCAAGGGGCGGGATCTCCAGAATGTCTTCACCATTCCTAAAGACCGCAACTATCTTGCTGATGTACGCCGGCGCCTTGAGTCATGCGAGCGCATCGTCATCATCGGCGGCGGGTTCATCGGCGTCGAGATGGCCGACGAGCTCTCGAAGAAAGGCAAACAGATCACGCTTGTCGAAGTGCTGCCGCATGTGCTCAGCCTCGCATTCGACAGCGATCTGTCGCTGCAGGCCGAAGGGATACTGAGGGATCGCGGCATTGTGCTCCGCACCGGTGAAAAGGTCCATGAGCTCGCTGGAGAAAACGGGAAGGTGTCGAGGGTGCTGCTTGAGAGCGGCGACTCGGTTCCTGCCGACGCCGTCATCCTCGCCACCGGCTACGCCCCGAACGTCACGCTTGCCGAAAAAGCCGGCATCAAGATCAATGAGCTTGGTGCCATCCGTGTCGACGAGTACATGCGCACCGAGGACAAGGATATCTTCGCCGTTGGTGACTGCGCCGAGAAGTTCTCCTTCATCACCCGCATCGTCAAGGGCCTGATGCTCGCCTCAACGGCCGTCTCAGAGGCAAGGATCGCCGGTATGAACCTCTTCGGCCTCTCCCGTCTCCGCACCTTCGGCGGCACCATCTCCATCTTCTCTACCGCGATCGGCGGCATCACCTTCGCTGCGGCAGGCGTGACCGAATGCCTCGCCAAAGAGCGCGGGTTCGATGTTGTGTCTGCAGGGTTCGAGGGCATCGACAAGCACCCGAAATCCATGCCCGGCACCGCTACGCAGTTCGTCAAGCTCATCGTCAACCGTGAATCCGGCCTCGTGCTCGGCGGCGCGGTCACCGGCGGCAACAGCGCAGGCGAGCTGATCAACGTCATCGGTGTCATCATCGAGACGAAGATGACCATCAACGAACTCCTCACCCTGCAGTTCGGTACCCATCCGCTGCTTACCGGCCCGCCCACCGGCTACCCGCTGCTCAAGGCTGCCGAAGCCGTGGAAATAAAGCTCCGCCATCTCGACCGCTGTGCCGAGAAACAGAGCTGA
- a CDS encoding 2-oxoacid:acceptor oxidoreductase subunit alpha, whose translation MTDTKTTTRQVNVTSKTSVTVLFAGDSGDGMQLTGTQFANTVAVYGSDLNTFPNFPSEIRAPAGTISGVSGFQMQFGSTAVYTPGAKFDVLIAMNAAALKSNIDKLHHGGIIITDTDGFDAKNLKLSGYGEGNSPLEDGSLQDYTLFEIPVVSLTRAALADTGLSVKNIDRCKNMFILGILYWLYSLPIDTTVKTLQTKFKNKADIAEANIKAVQAGYNFGDETDMFAQFGRFEVGPAAMKKGTYRRVTGNEAAAIGLAAASKKAGLKLFLGSYPITPATEILQALANMKKWGVKTFQAEDEIAGVLSSIGASYGGALAATSTSGPGLALKSEALGLAVIMELPLVVMNVQRGGPSTGLPTKPEQSDLFIAMYGRHGDAPMPVIAAYSPVDCFYAAYEAAKIAVEHMTPVICLTDGYLAFSSEPMLIPSPDSLLEVKPVFAKPRNEGDDPYLPYKRNQLGVREWAVPGTKGLEHRVGGLEKANETGNVSHDPLNHQLMTDLRMEKVARIADCIPLQTIDNGAEKGDLLVLGWGSTYGAIKIAVDRALKAGHSVAHAHLRYLNPFPKNLGEILRNYKKVLIPENNCGQLLLMIRDQFLIEPVAFNKVEGLPFNEMEIEAKITDIVKEL comes from the coding sequence ATGACTGACACAAAAACGACAACACGACAGGTCAATGTGACATCGAAAACCAGCGTGACGGTGCTCTTCGCCGGCGACTCTGGTGACGGCATGCAGCTGACCGGCACGCAGTTCGCCAACACCGTCGCGGTGTACGGGTCCGACCTGAATACCTTCCCGAACTTCCCCTCGGAGATCCGCGCCCCGGCCGGCACCATCTCAGGCGTTTCGGGCTTCCAGATGCAGTTCGGCAGCACCGCCGTCTACACTCCCGGCGCAAAGTTCGACGTACTCATCGCCATGAACGCGGCAGCATTGAAGTCGAACATCGACAAGCTTCACCATGGCGGCATCATCATCACCGATACCGACGGATTCGATGCCAAGAACCTGAAGCTCTCGGGCTACGGCGAAGGCAACAGCCCGCTTGAGGACGGATCGCTTCAGGACTATACTCTCTTTGAAATCCCGGTTGTTTCACTCACCCGCGCTGCTCTCGCCGACACCGGTCTCAGCGTGAAGAACATCGACCGCTGCAAGAACATGTTCATCCTGGGCATCCTCTACTGGCTCTACAGCCTGCCCATCGACACCACCGTCAAGACCCTGCAGACGAAATTCAAGAACAAGGCCGACATTGCCGAGGCCAACATCAAGGCGGTACAGGCAGGTTATAATTTCGGTGACGAAACCGACATGTTCGCACAGTTCGGGCGCTTCGAAGTCGGCCCTGCAGCGATGAAGAAGGGTACCTACCGCCGTGTCACAGGCAACGAGGCAGCCGCCATCGGTCTTGCCGCCGCATCGAAGAAAGCCGGCCTGAAGCTCTTCCTCGGCTCCTACCCGATCACCCCGGCTACCGAGATCCTCCAGGCGCTCGCCAACATGAAGAAGTGGGGCGTGAAGACGTTCCAGGCCGAAGATGAAATCGCCGGCGTACTTTCAAGCATCGGCGCATCCTACGGCGGCGCGCTCGCCGCCACAAGCACCTCCGGACCCGGCCTTGCGCTCAAGTCCGAGGCGCTCGGCCTTGCCGTCATCATGGAACTGCCGCTCGTCGTCATGAACGTGCAGCGCGGCGGCCCCTCAACAGGCCTTCCGACCAAGCCCGAACAGTCCGACCTCTTTATCGCCATGTACGGCCGCCACGGCGACGCTCCGATGCCCGTCATCGCCGCCTACTCGCCGGTCGACTGCTTCTATGCAGCCTACGAGGCCGCAAAGATCGCCGTCGAGCATATGACCCCGGTCATCTGCCTCACCGACGGCTACCTCGCATTCAGCTCCGAGCCGATGCTGATCCCCTCACCCGACAGCCTCCTGGAAGTGAAGCCGGTCTTCGCAAAACCCAGGAACGAAGGCGACGACCCCTACCTGCCCTACAAGCGCAATCAGCTCGGCGTAAGGGAGTGGGCCGTTCCCGGCACCAAGGGCCTCGAGCACCGCGTCGGAGGGCTTGAGAAGGCGAATGAAACCGGCAACGTGTCGCACGACCCCCTCAACCATCAGCTGATGACGGATCTCCGCATGGAGAAGGTCGCACGCATCGCCGACTGCATCCCGCTCCAGACCATCGACAATGGAGCAGAGAAGGGCGACCTGCTCGTGCTCGGATGGGGTTCGACCTACGGCGCCATCAAGATCGCCGTCGACCGTGCCCTCAAAGCCGGCCACAGCGTCGCACACGCCCACCTGCGCTACCTTAATCCCTTCCCGAAAAACCTCGGCGAGATCCTCAGGAACTACAAGAAAGTGCTCATTCCCGAGAACAACTGCGGCCAGCTGCTGCTCATGATCAGGGACCAGTTCCTCATCGAGCCGGTAGCGTTCAACAAGGTCGAGGGACTGCCGTTCAACGAGATGGAAATCGAAGCAAAAATCACCGATATCGTAAAGGAGCTTTAA
- a CDS encoding 4Fe-4S dicluster domain-containing protein, which produces MTTPRQKKRLTAPREEIAWFPVIDPELCNGCGECMDICRPGVFGPALEVGAGRPKMTVMNPFNCVVLCTRCEPRCPSGAITLPAAADFEHFVELIH; this is translated from the coding sequence ATGACCACTCCACGACAGAAAAAACGCCTCACAGCTCCGCGTGAAGAGATTGCATGGTTTCCAGTGATTGACCCGGAACTCTGCAATGGATGCGGAGAGTGTATGGATATCTGCCGGCCGGGGGTGTTCGGCCCCGCGCTTGAGGTTGGTGCAGGGCGTCCGAAGATGACGGTCATGAACCCCTTCAACTGCGTGGTGCTCTGCACCCGTTGTGAACCCCGGTGCCCGTCGGGTGCGATAACGCTTCCGGCTGCTGCCGATTTCGAACACTTTGTGGAACTCATCCATTGA